A genomic window from Flavobacterium azooxidireducens includes:
- a CDS encoding ATP-binding protein has product MNSGFLLVILLLYLGLLFFIAQWAERKGNSKWTNNPYVYSLSLAVYCTTWTYYGSIGVAANSGLNFIPIYLGPVIAFPAWIVILRKIIRISRVNKISSIADFISLRYGNSRFLGALVTIISLIAILPYVGLQLKAISETFHIVTNSPETTNVFLDTSTYVALVLALFASFYGTRYVDASEKRKGIVTAVAMESVLKLFFFIILGLYVTFYVFDGFDAIYAKASLMESFEERNTIHGLEGGMNWMMLIVLSFFSIFLLPRQFHMSIVENNREKHIRTAIWLFPLYLLLFNLFVYPIAWGGNILFEGKDVNPDMFSLLIPQLFDNTFMTVLVFLGGFSAAISMIVVSSITLSTMLSNNLLIPYGLLGSLQKDNQESNSERIVNIRRIGIFLLIILAFIYYRFFIMDFSLVSVGMISFVIVAQLGPAFFGAIFWKRGSLNGAVAGIIVGMLICFYTIMLPFLMSSINPESNFFKEGFFGYTFLQPFQLFGLDYLEPIPHALFWSLLFNSLVYLFVSVSFKGDYRERNYAEMFVDIDKYINNHENAFVWKGTAYVSDIQKVLKRFLGEERTNRALSIFKMKYNIAPDDLMADARLIKFAENLLTGHIGTASAKILIESVTKEDKISLPEVLKILEESKENLIINKKLTETSNELKELSSQLKKANETLVLKDKQKDDFLDTVTHELRTPITAIRAASEILHDDDEIPEELKKQFLQNIITESDRLNRLIDKILDLEKFETGKQKIYPSQGNIIQTISRSLSPLQQLISNKKIHVEFDENQSKVIIEYDEERIIQVITNLVSNAIKFTDEKQGLIIITVLNKEDFIKINVFNNGKGVNSNDLETIFDKFYQSNNQNIKKPIGSGLGLAICKQIIEAHKGKIWAENVQNGVTFSFILPKNK; this is encoded by the coding sequence ATGAATAGCGGATTTTTATTAGTCATATTGCTGCTTTATCTCGGATTACTTTTTTTTATTGCTCAATGGGCAGAACGAAAAGGGAACTCAAAATGGACAAATAATCCCTATGTTTATTCACTCTCACTGGCTGTTTATTGCACAACCTGGACGTACTACGGAAGTATTGGTGTGGCTGCAAATTCAGGTTTAAATTTTATTCCGATTTATCTCGGACCAGTGATTGCTTTTCCGGCTTGGATTGTTATTCTAAGAAAAATAATTCGCATTTCTAGAGTTAATAAAATCTCAAGTATAGCCGATTTTATTTCGCTTCGTTATGGAAATAGTCGATTTCTGGGAGCTTTAGTTACGATCATTTCACTAATAGCGATTTTGCCTTATGTGGGATTACAACTCAAAGCAATTTCTGAAACATTTCATATTGTAACCAATTCACCGGAAACTACGAATGTTTTTTTAGATACTTCAACCTATGTTGCCTTAGTTTTAGCTCTTTTTGCTTCCTTTTACGGAACACGTTATGTGGATGCATCCGAAAAACGAAAAGGAATTGTGACTGCTGTTGCGATGGAATCGGTGTTAAAATTGTTCTTTTTTATTATTTTAGGATTGTATGTCACTTTTTACGTTTTTGATGGTTTTGATGCCATTTATGCCAAAGCATCATTAATGGAAAGTTTTGAAGAAAGAAATACAATTCATGGTTTAGAAGGCGGAATGAATTGGATGATGCTCATTGTTTTATCCTTTTTTTCGATTTTTTTATTACCACGACAATTTCACATGTCAATCGTAGAAAATAACCGTGAAAAACACATTCGAACAGCCATTTGGTTATTTCCACTGTATCTTTTGTTATTCAATTTGTTCGTTTATCCGATTGCGTGGGGTGGAAATATTTTGTTTGAAGGTAAAGATGTAAATCCGGATATGTTTTCGCTCTTAATTCCGCAACTGTTTGACAACACATTTATGACGGTTTTGGTCTTTTTAGGAGGATTTTCAGCGGCCATTTCAATGATTGTTGTTTCATCGATTACACTTTCTACTATGTTGAGTAACAATCTTTTAATTCCGTATGGATTATTAGGTTCCTTACAAAAAGACAACCAGGAAAGCAATAGCGAACGCATCGTAAATATTAGAAGAATTGGTATTTTTTTACTGATCATTTTAGCCTTCATCTACTACCGATTTTTCATCATGGATTTTTCGTTGGTATCCGTCGGAATGATTTCGTTTGTAATTGTAGCTCAACTCGGACCGGCTTTTTTTGGTGCTATTTTTTGGAAAAGAGGTTCACTTAACGGAGCAGTAGCGGGAATAATAGTAGGAATGCTAATTTGTTTTTACACGATTATGCTACCGTTTTTAATGAGTTCTATCAATCCCGAAAGTAACTTTTTTAAAGAAGGTTTCTTTGGTTATACTTTTTTACAACCATTTCAATTGTTTGGATTAGATTATCTAGAACCTATTCCACATGCACTTTTTTGGAGTTTGTTGTTCAATAGTTTGGTTTATCTATTTGTCTCTGTAAGTTTTAAAGGTGATTACCGCGAACGAAATTATGCCGAAATGTTCGTAGATATTGATAAATACATCAACAACCATGAAAATGCTTTTGTTTGGAAAGGAACTGCTTATGTGTCTGATATTCAAAAAGTGTTGAAGCGTTTTTTAGGTGAAGAACGAACCAATCGAGCACTTTCCATTTTCAAAATGAAGTATAATATTGCTCCGGATGATTTGATGGCAGATGCTCGATTAATCAAATTTGCCGAAAACCTATTAACCGGTCACATCGGAACTGCTTCTGCCAAAATATTAATTGAAAGTGTAACCAAAGAAGATAAAATCAGTTTACCTGAAGTGTTGAAAATTTTAGAAGAATCGAAAGAAAATCTTATCATCAATAAAAAACTGACAGAAACATCCAATGAGTTAAAGGAACTTTCATCGCAACTGAAAAAAGCAAATGAAACTTTAGTATTAAAAGATAAACAAAAAGATGATTTTTTAGATACCGTTACGCATGAACTACGAACACCAATAACCGCCATTCGGGCAGCGAGCGAAATTTTGCATGACGATGACGAAATTCCGGAAGAACTTAAAAAGCAATTTCTTCAAAATATTATCACCGAATCCGATCGTTTGAATAGATTAATTGATAAAATTTTGGATTTAGAAAAATTTGAAACCGGAAAACAGAAAATTTATCCTAGTCAAGGAAACATTATTCAAACCATTTCCAGATCACTTTCACCTTTACAACAACTGATTTCGAACAAAAAGATTCATGTGGAATTTGATGAAAATCAATCAAAAGTTATTATAGAATATGATGAAGAACGAATCATTCAAGTTATAACCAATTTGGTTTCCAATGCCATAAAGTTTACGGATGAAAAGCAAGGATTGATTATTATCACCGTTTTAAATAAGGAAGATTTCATCAAAATAAATGTTTTTAACAACGGAAAAGGAGTAAATTCAAATGATTTGGAGACCATTTTCGACAAATTTTATCAATCAAACAATCAAAATATAAAAAAACCAATCGGAAGCGGATTAGGATTAGCTATTTGCAAACAAATCATCGAAGCTCATAAAGGTAAAATCTGGGCAGAAAATGTTCAAAATGGCGTGACATTCTCTTTCATCCTTCCCAAAAATAAATAA
- a CDS encoding flavin reductase family protein, whose amino-acid sequence MQFNTNETDPSVLYKLLTGTIIPRPIGWISTVDSNGINNLAPFSYFNMVSHNPPCVMFSTARDNDKNKDTLNNVLQNGQFVVNLATLDVVEQMNATSATVASDVDEFELANLTPIDSVFIKPKRVKESPIHLECEMIHHYFMDNNEGGGACIVIGKIKTIHIDDSILMENNRINLDVYKPVARLAGSNYSTLGELFSIKRA is encoded by the coding sequence ATGCAATTTAATACCAATGAAACAGATCCTTCTGTTTTATATAAATTATTAACCGGAACAATCATCCCCAGACCAATTGGATGGATTTCGACTGTAGATTCAAACGGAATCAACAACCTCGCTCCTTTTTCTTATTTCAATATGGTTTCTCACAACCCGCCTTGCGTGATGTTTTCGACAGCAAGAGACAATGACAAAAACAAAGATACCTTGAATAACGTGTTGCAAAACGGACAGTTTGTGGTGAATCTGGCAACGTTAGATGTTGTAGAGCAAATGAATGCCACTTCAGCTACGGTTGCATCCGATGTTGATGAATTTGAATTGGCTAACCTTACTCCTATTGATTCTGTTTTCATCAAACCCAAACGTGTAAAAGAAAGTCCGATTCATTTAGAATGCGAAATGATTCATCATTATTTTATGGATAATAATGAAGGTGGCGGTGCTTGCATCGTTATCGGAAAAATAAAAACCATCCATATTGATGATAGTATTTTAATGGAAAACAATCGAATTAACTTAGATGTTTATAAGCCTGTGGCTCGTTTGGCAGGTTCAAATTACAGTACGTTGGGAGAACTTTTTTCGATTAAAAGAGCTTAA
- a CDS encoding acetate--CoA ligase, which translates to MQYNEFYQKSLDNPELFWKEQANLISWFKTAETILSKDKNDYPQWYADGELNACYLALDKHIEDGFGEQIAIIYDSPVTQTVKKYTYNEVKTQVAKLAGGLLSLGIKKGETAVIYMPMIPQAAFAMLACARIGVTHSVVFGGFAPHELAIRIDDCKPRIILTASSGIEVDRLIAYKPLVDEAIELANHKPKKVVVFNRKLGARVPFKKYDVDYDALVYGSEETDCVSVESTHPLYVLYTSGTTGKPKGIVRDTGGYATALKFSMQYVYGVKPDDIFWAASDVGWVVGHSYIVYGPLINRNTTIIFEGKPIKTPDASTFWRVIAEHKVNVMFTAPTAIRAIKKEDPDGLFIKEYDLSSLKTQFLAGERCDVATLEWYNQHIPVPAIDHWWQTESGWPMIANMMGVEFLPIKPGSAGKAVSGYDIRILNDNGEEVGANEEGFVVIKLPLPPGTMLDLWNDSERFKIGYLSKFPGYYFSGDGGFKDAEDYIFITGRVDDVINVAGHRLSTAEMEEIVASHPAVAECAVIGVNDELRGQIPLAMVVMKTGNETEHFQLEYEIVHLIRDQIGAVACLRNVMIVQRLPKTRSGKILRKLLRNIVDKIEFQIPSTIDDELIIDEIIEVIEKYAVSKQK; encoded by the coding sequence ATGCAATACAACGAATTTTATCAAAAAAGTCTTGACAATCCGGAATTATTTTGGAAAGAGCAAGCCAATTTAATTTCTTGGTTTAAAACAGCCGAAACCATTTTATCAAAGGATAAAAATGACTATCCACAATGGTATGCTGATGGCGAATTAAATGCATGTTATTTAGCATTAGATAAACACATTGAAGACGGTTTTGGTGAACAAATAGCTATTATTTATGATTCTCCGGTTACACAAACCGTAAAAAAATATACGTATAATGAAGTCAAAACCCAAGTTGCCAAATTAGCCGGAGGTTTACTTTCATTAGGCATAAAAAAAGGCGAAACTGCAGTAATTTATATGCCAATGATTCCACAAGCTGCTTTTGCGATGTTAGCTTGTGCAAGAATAGGAGTGACACATTCCGTAGTTTTTGGCGGATTTGCTCCTCACGAATTGGCTATCCGAATTGATGATTGCAAACCAAGAATCATTTTAACAGCTTCTTCCGGAATTGAAGTTGACAGATTAATTGCCTACAAACCGTTAGTTGATGAAGCAATCGAATTAGCCAATCACAAACCTAAAAAAGTAGTGGTTTTTAATCGAAAATTAGGGGCTAGAGTTCCATTCAAAAAATACGATGTGGATTATGATGCGTTAGTTTATGGTTCGGAAGAAACTGATTGCGTTTCAGTAGAATCAACACATCCGCTTTATGTTTTATACACATCCGGAACAACCGGCAAACCTAAAGGAATTGTAAGAGATACAGGAGGTTATGCTACGGCACTTAAATTTTCAATGCAATATGTTTACGGAGTCAAACCCGATGATATTTTTTGGGCAGCTTCCGATGTAGGATGGGTGGTTGGACATAGTTATATTGTTTATGGTCCGCTAATCAACAGAAATACAACCATCATTTTTGAAGGAAAACCAATTAAAACGCCGGATGCTTCTACATTTTGGAGAGTGATTGCCGAACATAAAGTTAATGTAATGTTTACTGCTCCAACTGCCATTCGAGCCATCAAAAAAGAAGATCCGGATGGATTATTTATCAAAGAATATGATTTATCAAGTTTAAAAACCCAATTTTTGGCTGGAGAACGTTGTGATGTAGCGACATTAGAATGGTATAATCAACACATTCCGGTTCCCGCGATCGACCACTGGTGGCAAACAGAATCAGGTTGGCCGATGATTGCCAATATGATGGGAGTGGAGTTTCTGCCAATTAAACCCGGATCTGCCGGAAAAGCGGTATCTGGATATGACATTCGTATTTTAAATGATAATGGGGAAGAAGTTGGTGCCAACGAAGAAGGTTTTGTTGTTATAAAATTACCGTTACCACCGGGAACGATGCTCGATTTATGGAATGATAGTGAACGATTTAAAATAGGTTATTTATCAAAATTTCCGGGGTATTATTTCTCCGGTGATGGCGGATTTAAAGATGCAGAAGATTATATTTTTATAACAGGAAGAGTAGATGATGTCATCAATGTAGCAGGTCATCGATTATCAACAGCTGAAATGGAAGAAATTGTAGCATCGCACCCGGCTGTGGCAGAATGTGCTGTGATTGGTGTGAATGATGAATTAAGAGGTCAAATTCCTCTTGCTATGGTTGTAATGAAAACCGGAAATGAAACAGAACATTTTCAATTGGAATACGAAATTGTTCATTTAATTCGTGACCAAATCGGAGCAGTAGCTTGTTTGCGAAATGTGATGATTGTACAAAGATTACCCAAAACGCGTTCAGGAAAAATATTACGTAAATTATTACGAAATATCGTTGATAAAATTGAATTTCAAATTCCATCAACCATAGACGACGAACTAATCATTGATGAAATAATTGAAGTTATTGAAAAATATGCAGTTTCAAAGCAAAAATAA
- a CDS encoding response regulator transcription factor — MKKILLVDDEPNIIMSLEYTFKKNNFEVFIARDGQEALDILKNEQPDLIILDIMMPNVDGYATIESVKKNEKLTNCKVIFLSAKNKESDIEKGMQLGADAYMTKPFSIKKLVDQVNELLIK, encoded by the coding sequence ATGAAAAAGATTTTATTAGTAGATGACGAACCCAACATTATCATGTCGTTGGAATATACGTTTAAGAAAAACAATTTTGAAGTTTTCATCGCTCGTGACGGTCAGGAAGCGTTGGATATTTTAAAAAACGAACAACCGGATTTAATCATTCTCGATATTATGATGCCCAATGTAGATGGTTATGCCACGATTGAATCGGTTAAAAAGAATGAAAAACTTACCAATTGCAAAGTCATTTTTCTATCGGCCAAAAACAAAGAAAGCGATATTGAGAAAGGAATGCAATTGGGTGCAGATGCCTACATGACCAAGCCATTTTCAATCAAAAAATTGGTAGATCAAGTGAATGAACTTCTAATAAAATAA
- a CDS encoding DUF4212 domain-containing protein, with translation MSNQANATAYWKENLRYLLILLSIWFLVSYGAGILFKDALDSIKIGGFPLGFWFAQQGSIYVFVILIFVYVRLMNKLDKKYGYGEE, from the coding sequence ATGAGTAATCAAGCCAATGCAACCGCCTACTGGAAAGAGAATTTAAGATATCTTCTTATTCTTTTGTCCATCTGGTTTTTAGTTTCCTACGGTGCAGGAATTTTATTTAAAGACGCTTTAGACAGTATTAAAATCGGAGGATTTCCTCTCGGATTTTGGTTCGCACAACAAGGATCAATTTATGTTTTTGTGATTTTGATTTTTGTGTATGTTAGACTAATGAACAAACTTGACAAAAAATACGGATACGGCGAGGAATAG
- the acs gene encoding acetate--CoA ligase — MSYYKIHDLENYFKMYKKSVREPRKFWDRIADENFTWYQKWDKVFEFDMQEAKFKWFVDAKVNITKNCIDRHLARRGDKTAIIFEPNNPDEEAQHITYNDLYARVAKMANVLRDQGIKKGDRVCIYLPMIPELAVSVLACARIGAIHSVVFAGFSASAVSTRINDSECKMVITSDGGFRGNKTIDLKGIIDEALEKTPSVERVLVVKRTNETISMKHGRDLWLQPLLDDAVPNNVAEIMDAEDPLFILYTSGSTGKPKGMLHTTAGYMVYTAYTFKNVFNYEENDVYWCTADIGWITGHSYILYGPLLNGATTVIFEGVPSYPDYSRFWEVIEKHKITQFYTAPTAIRALAKENIDFVQRFPLKSLKVIGSVGEPINEEAWHWYNDHVGGKRCPLVDTWWQTETGGIMISPIPFVTPTKPTYASLPLPGIQPVLMDELRNEIEGNQVTGSLCIKFPWPAMARTIWGDHERYKETYFSAFPGKYFTGDGALRDEVGYYRITGRVDDVIIVSGHNLGTAPIEDSINEHPAVAESAIVGFPHDVKGNALYGFVILKEIGETRDKENLRKEINQQISDQIGPIAKLDKIQFVSGLPKTRSGKIMRRILRKIAEGDYSNFGDITTLLNPEIVEEIKEGKL; from the coding sequence ATGAGTTACTATAAAATACATGACCTCGAGAATTATTTCAAAATGTATAAAAAATCGGTTCGTGAACCCCGAAAATTTTGGGACCGAATAGCTGATGAAAATTTCACCTGGTATCAAAAATGGGACAAAGTATTTGAATTTGATATGCAAGAAGCAAAATTCAAGTGGTTTGTGGATGCAAAAGTTAATATCACTAAAAATTGCATTGACCGTCATTTGGCTCGAAGGGGTGATAAAACCGCCATTATTTTTGAACCAAATAATCCAGACGAAGAAGCTCAACATATTACTTATAATGATTTATATGCAAGAGTAGCCAAAATGGCAAATGTGCTTAGAGATCAAGGGATTAAAAAAGGAGATCGAGTTTGTATTTATTTGCCGATGATTCCGGAATTGGCTGTTTCTGTTTTAGCATGTGCCAGAATTGGAGCTATACATTCAGTGGTATTTGCAGGGTTTTCTGCTTCGGCAGTGTCAACACGAATTAACGATAGCGAATGTAAAATGGTCATCACTTCTGATGGCGGATTTAGAGGAAATAAAACCATCGATTTAAAAGGAATTATCGACGAAGCGTTAGAAAAAACACCTTCTGTAGAAAGAGTTCTGGTTGTGAAAAGAACCAATGAAACCATCAGTATGAAGCATGGTCGTGATCTTTGGCTACAACCACTTTTAGATGATGCCGTTCCGAATAACGTAGCCGAAATTATGGATGCAGAAGATCCCTTATTCATTCTTTACACTTCCGGTTCAACCGGAAAACCAAAAGGAATGTTGCATACTACAGCTGGCTACATGGTTTACACAGCTTATACTTTTAAAAACGTATTCAATTATGAAGAAAATGATGTCTATTGGTGTACAGCCGACATTGGTTGGATAACCGGTCATTCTTATATTTTATACGGACCGTTGTTAAACGGAGCAACAACTGTAATTTTCGAAGGAGTTCCATCATATCCGGATTATAGTCGTTTTTGGGAAGTAATTGAAAAACACAAAATCACCCAATTCTATACTGCTCCAACCGCCATTCGTGCGTTAGCCAAAGAAAATATTGATTTTGTACAACGTTTTCCATTAAAATCGTTAAAAGTAATTGGATCTGTTGGTGAGCCGATTAATGAAGAAGCTTGGCATTGGTACAACGACCACGTAGGAGGAAAGCGATGCCCATTAGTCGATACCTGGTGGCAAACCGAAACCGGTGGTATCATGATTTCGCCCATTCCATTTGTAACCCCAACAAAACCAACGTATGCATCCTTACCACTACCTGGAATTCAACCTGTTTTGATGGATGAATTGCGTAATGAAATCGAAGGCAATCAAGTCACCGGAAGTTTATGTATAAAATTCCCATGGCCGGCAATGGCTCGAACCATTTGGGGTGACCATGAACGGTATAAAGAGACTTATTTTTCGGCTTTCCCTGGAAAATATTTCACAGGTGATGGAGCTTTGCGTGATGAAGTTGGTTATTACCGAATCACCGGTCGAGTTGACGATGTTATCATTGTTTCAGGTCATAATTTAGGAACAGCACCAATTGAAGATTCAATCAACGAACATCCGGCTGTGGCTGAAAGTGCAATTGTTGGTTTCCCTCATGATGTAAAAGGAAATGCGTTATATGGTTTTGTGATTTTGAAAGAAATAGGAGAAACCCGAGATAAAGAAAATCTCCGCAAAGAAATCAATCAACAAATTTCCGATCAAATTGGGCCAATTGCTAAACTAGATAAAATTCAATTTGTTTCCGGTTTACCAAAAACAAGAAGCGGAAAAATCATGAGACGAATTTTACGTAAAATTGCGGAAGGAGATTATTCTAATTTTGGTGATATTACTACGTTATTAAATCCTGAAATAGTGGAGGAAATTAAGGAAGGGAAATTGTAA
- a CDS encoding IS1/IS1595 family N-terminal zinc-binding domain-containing protein, whose translation MEILACPKCQNNQIVKSGIIKDRQRYLCKKCNYYFTVNKLGKKIDDYYVTKALQLYLEGLSYREIERIIGVSHVTVSNWVKEFKIKKPAHTDYHPTYKIYNHLELVEFLKNKDQLKGAGMIITELGDKFMLIKWERFKD comes from the coding sequence ATGGAGATTTTAGCGTGTCCGAAATGCCAAAACAATCAGATTGTTAAAAGCGGTATCATCAAAGACAGACAAAGGTATTTATGCAAAAAATGCAATTATTACTTTACGGTCAACAAGTTAGGTAAAAAGATAGATGATTATTATGTTACCAAAGCACTTCAATTGTATTTGGAAGGGTTGAGTTACCGCGAAATTGAACGTATTATCGGGGTTTCACATGTGACTGTTAGCAATTGGGTTAAAGAGTTTAAAATCAAAAAACCTGCTCACACCGATTATCATCCTACTTATAAGATTTATAATCATTTAGAATTAGTAGAATTCTTAAAAAACAAAGACCAGCTCAAAGGTGCAGGGATGATTATTACTGAATTAGGCGATAAATTTATGCTTATAAAATGGGAACGTTTCAAAGATTAA
- a CDS encoding sodium:solute symporter family protein — MDVQTWTYIIVGATFALYIGIAIWSRAGSTKEFYVAGGGVSPLANGMATAADWMSAASFISMAGIISFAGYDGAVYLMGWTGGYVLLALLLAPYLRKFGKFTVPDFIGDRYYSKTARSVAVFCALIVSFTYVAGQMRGVGVVFSRFLEVDINTGVIIGMVIVLFYAVLGGMKGITYTQVAQYCVLIFAFMVPAIFISIQMTGNPIPQLGMGDTMADGSGTYLLDKLNGLQTELGFDEYTSGSKSMIDVFAITLALMVGTAGLPHVIVRFFTVKKVKDARKSAGWALLLIAILYTTAPAVAVFAKANLIQTVSDKEYSSMPQWFMNWEKTGLLTFDDKNADGKIQYVADKEANELKIDNDIMVLANPEIANLPNWVIALVAAGALAAALSTAAGLLLVISSSVSHDLIKKMINPNISEKNELWAARGSAAVAVCIAGYFGINPPGFVAAVVALAFGLAAASFFPAIILGIFYKKMNKEGAISGMVVGMLLMIYYMLKFKFGIFDGGKEMVDSLKPNWWFGISPEGFGTVAMIANFAVALIVNRFTPEPPQDVQDIVENIRIPSGAGEATGH; from the coding sequence ATGGATGTACAAACTTGGACATATATTATAGTAGGAGCCACCTTTGCTCTTTATATCGGAATTGCAATCTGGTCACGTGCCGGATCAACAAAAGAATTTTATGTTGCCGGTGGTGGCGTTTCACCTTTGGCTAATGGAATGGCAACAGCTGCAGATTGGATGTCAGCTGCTTCATTCATCTCCATGGCAGGTATTATTTCCTTTGCGGGATATGATGGTGCTGTTTACTTAATGGGATGGACTGGCGGTTATGTTTTACTGGCCTTATTATTAGCTCCTTATTTGAGAAAATTCGGAAAATTCACTGTGCCTGATTTCATTGGTGATCGCTACTATTCAAAAACTGCTCGTTCAGTAGCTGTTTTTTGTGCTTTGATTGTTTCGTTTACGTATGTAGCCGGACAAATGAGAGGAGTAGGTGTAGTATTCTCAAGATTTTTGGAAGTAGATATTAATACCGGTGTTATTATTGGTATGGTAATCGTTCTTTTCTATGCCGTTTTAGGAGGAATGAAAGGAATCACCTACACACAAGTAGCACAATATTGTGTTTTGATTTTTGCTTTCATGGTTCCTGCGATTTTTATTTCGATTCAAATGACAGGTAATCCAATTCCGCAATTAGGAATGGGCGATACTATGGCTGATGGTTCAGGAACTTATTTGCTAGATAAATTAAACGGACTTCAAACCGAATTGGGTTTTGATGAATATACCAGTGGTTCAAAGTCAATGATTGATGTATTTGCCATCACGTTAGCTTTAATGGTTGGAACTGCCGGATTACCTCACGTTATTGTTCGTTTTTTCACCGTTAAAAAAGTGAAGGATGCCCGTAAATCTGCCGGATGGGCTTTGCTATTGATTGCAATTCTTTATACGACAGCTCCTGCGGTGGCGGTTTTTGCAAAAGCAAACTTAATTCAAACGGTAAGTGATAAAGAATATAGTTCTATGCCGCAATGGTTTATGAATTGGGAGAAAACAGGTTTGTTAACCTTTGATGATAAAAATGCAGATGGAAAAATTCAATATGTGGCTGATAAAGAAGCCAACGAATTAAAAATTGATAACGATATCATGGTTTTGGCTAATCCTGAAATTGCAAATTTACCAAATTGGGTAATTGCTTTAGTAGCTGCCGGAGCTTTAGCAGCTGCGTTATCTACTGCTGCCGGATTGTTATTAGTAATTTCTTCTTCTGTTTCGCACGATTTAATTAAGAAAATGATTAACCCAAACATTTCAGAAAAAAATGAACTTTGGGCTGCTCGTGGTTCTGCTGCGGTTGCGGTTTGTATCGCTGGTTATTTCGGAATTAATCCGCCTGGATTTGTGGCAGCTGTCGTTGCACTGGCATTTGGTTTGGCTGCCGCTTCGTTCTTTCCGGCTATTATTTTAGGCATTTTTTACAAGAAAATGAATAAAGAGGGAGCTATCAGCGGAATGGTTGTTGGAATGTTATTAATGATTTATTACATGCTGAAATTCAAATTCGGTATCTTCGATGGTGGAAAAGAAATGGTAGATTCGTTAAAACCAAATTGGTGGTTTGGCATTTCACCGGAAGGCTTTGGAACAGTAGCCATGATTGCCAATTTCGCAGTAGCATTGATAGTTAACAGATTTACACCCGAGCCACCACAAGATGTTCAGGATATTGTGGAAAACATCAGAATTCCATCAGGAGCTGGTGAGGCAACCGGACATTAA